The Lactuca sativa cultivar Salinas chromosome 2, Lsat_Salinas_v11, whole genome shotgun sequence genome includes a window with the following:
- the LOC111903675 gene encoding F-box protein At2g21930, giving the protein MFDELPFHIQEAILKRFPIKSLIQFRSVSKAWKSLIDSSEFIAAHSVSHTQPQHLLVSYTDEQVPKYVSFVDDDSFPQHRFVPSLPLSIRDPQIVGSSYGLLCFKGYRFSGSSYRKRIAVLLNPSVRKSIAIALPDMLYTNHLIVLGFGVCPVTIDTKIIQITQLHWSWGNELKSEIGNFWEVKVYKQSSGKFTSLSGNLPSISIHIMGPQVVIGKSIYWCAVDCTTVDSVFKTRNLIMSFDITNEKFEVVDLPERMAIITFSLLSVSKLRESLVILEYNKCGYNDTIEEQVCCTVWMVERGVERSFTKLFSIKAPGDLMTAVGFRMRGAPIMGVQDYTFESTEELVVYEPNSELSNHLISGYRFTVNSYIETLVLVGSSDCSSY; this is encoded by the coding sequence ATGTTTGACGAACTGCCATTCCATATCCAAGAGGCAATCCTGAAAAGGTTTCCTATCAAATCATTGATTCAGTTCAGATCCGTCTCGAAAGCATGGAAGTCTTTGATCGACAGCTCAGAGTTTATTGCTGCTCACAGCGTCAGCCACACACAGCCACAACATCTGCTTGTATCGTACACAGATGAACAAGTGCCTAAATATGTTTCTTTTGTCGATGATGACTCTTTCCCCCAACATAGGTTTGTTCCATCTCTTCCCCTATCCATTAGAGATCCACAAATAGTTGGTAGCTCTTATGGCTTGTTGTGTTTCAAAGGTTATCGGTTTTCTGGTTCCAGCTATAGAAAGAGGATAGCTGTTCTTTTGAATCCTTCGGTTAGAAAATCAATAGCTATTGCACTGCCTGATATGTTATATACGAATCATTTAATCGTTCTTGGTTTCGGAGTTTGTCCTGTCACTATTGATACCAAGATCATCCAGATCACTCAACTGCATTGGAGTTGGGGTAATGAACTGAAAAGCGAAATTGGCAACTTTTGGGAAGTTAAGGTTTATAAGCAAAGTTCGGGGAAATTTACAAGTCTCTCTGGCAATCTCCCCAGCATATCAATACATATTATGGGGCCCCAGGTAGTTATTGGTAAGTCTATCTACTGGTGTGCTGTAGATTGTACAACTGTGGATAGTGTGTTTAAAACTCGTAATCTGATTATGTCATTTGATATAACTAATGAGAAGTTTGAAGTAGTAGACCTCCCTGAAAGGATGGCTATCATCACTTTCTCCCTACTTTCTGTATCTAAGCTAAGGGAGTCTCTTGTTATACTTGAATACAATAAATGCGGATACAATGATACCATTGAGGAGCAAGTTTGTTGTACTGTATGGATGGTGGAGCGTGGTGTAGAAAGATCGTTTACAAAGCTATTCAGTATCAAGGCACCAGGTGACTTGATGACGGCAGTGGGTTTTAGGATGAGGGGCGCACCTATTATGGGAGTCCAAGATTATACCTTTGAATCAACTGAGGAGCTTGTTGTTTATGAGCCTAACTCAGAACTAAGCAATCATCTCATTAGTGGGTATAGATTCACAGTGAATTCCTACATTGAAACACTAGTTTTGGTCGGTAGTTCTGATTGTAGTAGCTATTGA